The following coding sequences lie in one Takifugu rubripes chromosome 8, fTakRub1.2, whole genome shotgun sequence genomic window:
- the nit1 gene encoding deaminated glutathione amidase isoform X2 gives MSTSQWPLAAVCQMTATPDKAANLSACTQLVEEAKERGAAMVFLPEGFDYIGSSREETLSLSEPLTGDTITQYCQLARKLGIWLSLGGFHERGHDWGSDRRIYNSHVIIDEQGKTVSVYRKSHLFDMELPEKGVSLKESAFTISGPSLVAPVQTPIGKVGLGICYDLRFPELSLALQKDGGAQILTYPSAFTVATGRAHWEVLLRARAIENQCFVLAAAQVGQHHDKRASYGHALAVDPWGDVLADCGGEKPGLMLVELNMEKLDSTRKHMPVQQHRRDTVFYHSLERT, from the exons ATGTCTACATCACAGTGgccactggctgctgtgtgtCAAATGACAGCCACCCCAGACAAAGCAGCCAACTTGTCTGCCTGTACCCAGCTGGTGGAAGAAGCCAAGGAGCGGGGAGCCGCTATGGTCTTTCTCCCTGAAGGCTTTGACTATATCGGGTCCAGTCGAGAAGAGACACTGTCATTATCTGAGCCCTTGACAGGGGACACAATTACGCAATATTGCCAGCTAGCCAG GAAATTAGGAATTTGGCTGTCTCTGGGAGGGTTTCACGAGCGAGGACACGACTGGGGATCTGACAGACGGATCTATAACAGCCATGTAATCATTGATGAGCAAG GCAAAACTGTTTCTGTCTACAGGAAGTCCCATTTGTTTGATATGGAGCTGCCTGAAAAAGGTGTTTCTCTTAAAGAAAGTGCCTTCACAATCTCTGGACCATCCCTCGTCGCTCCAGTCCAAACTCCTATTGGCAAG GTTGGTTTGGGCATCTGCTATGATCTGAGATTCCCCGAGTTGTCCTTGGCGTTGCAAAAGGATGGGGGTGCCCAGATTCTGACATATCCATCAGCTTTCACTGTAGCAACAGGACGGGCTCACTGGGAG GTGTTGTTACGAGCACGGGCAATTGAGAACCAGTGTTTTGTCCTGGCAGCGGCACAGGTCGGCCAGCACCACGACAAGCGCGCGTCGTATGGACACGCGCTGGCGGTGGACCCCTGGGGTGATGTGTTGGCGGACTGTGGAGGGGAGAAGCCAGGTTTGATGCTGGTGGAGCTAAACATGGAGAAGCTCGACA